The window CTTCGACCACGCGATTGATAAGCCCGATATCGGCGGCGGTCTGAGCATCGATGATGCGACCAGTGTAGATAAGCTCTCTGGCCATTCCTTGACCGACCAGACGCGGTAACCTGTAAGTTGCTCCGGCTCCGGGGATGATACCCAGAGACACTTCGGGCTGTCCGAGTTTGGACTTTTGGGTTGCGATGCGGATGTCGCAAGCCATGGCAAGCTCGCAACCACCGCCAAGGGCATAGCCGTCGATGGCCGCAATGGTGGGCCACTGGAATTGTTCGATCTCGCGAAACAAAGCGCTGTTGATTCGGTTGAGCGCATCAAATTTACCGCGCTCTTTGAGCTGAGCGATATCGGCTCCGCTGATAAAAGCTTTGCCGCCTGCGCCTGTAAAAATCAGTGCCCGAACGTCGTCGCGAAGAGTCAGTGCTGTGAGGAGACTGCGAATCTCTTCAACCATCGAGATATCGAGCGCATTGCGGACATCGGGCCGATTAAAGGTACACAAGACCACGCCCTGCGCTAAATCGGTCACCAAGAGAGTTTTATAAGAATTTTCTGTCATG of the Deltaproteobacteria bacterium genome contains:
- a CDS encoding enoyl-CoA hydratase/isomerase family protein produces the protein MTENSYKTLLVTDLAQGVVLCTFNRPDVRNALDISMVEEIRSLLTALTLRDDVRALIFTGAGGKAFISGADIAQLKERGKFDALNRINSALFREIEQFQWPTIAAIDGYALGGGCELAMACDIRIATQKSKLGQPEVSLGIIPGAGATYRLPRLVGQGMARELIYTGRIIDAQTAADIGLINRVVEAESVMSAATELAEEIARNSALALRFAKLSLNNSLEASPEACMAYESTAQALLFEDEEKHARMGKFLERRKAKK